One window of Helicoverpa zea isolate HzStark_Cry1AcR chromosome 12, ilHelZeax1.1, whole genome shotgun sequence genomic DNA carries:
- the LOC124635383 gene encoding cilia- and flagella-associated protein 100-like translates to MDKLKKKKKVKRGTRKTIAGIKLPPIEPVEGIKTIVDVDPAYYSLVEGRPLKQSKSINEYKKCIKSVALNRTLHGFLVDEILRIDREIESERNIYETAFKHFEEYQNSFDKFLADDNNKTIAIMQKSDALDKELANQTEKHKKANYEMASLKSKLQYIDESLMILLSFQNFLYKASPILWQDSHNIKLDVKHPEIFTMESDIFVNIDEDAIAKKLKDLPPPQLYFETPKQLLTIFDLLEKQNLNYLLLTTEFSSEKNRFLKTVEVLKAILRQELDFIKEKIKEVQDTIQRNDEREAELKEVFFRILQVKIKETVSSDTALQIFNYVEFAYEQLISQNETKFGSLDMALALEREYDNLLIAVSAYDLDMIKQIEKETYEHGRMEIKQAKQAEKLLKDVDKLSRRLKSSYEPTRRKANEIITLQIVNMPWKRIRRSKNR, encoded by the exons ATGGAtaaacttaaaaagaaaaagaaggtCAAACGAGGAACAAGAAAAACAATAGCCGGAATCAAACTGCCACCTATTGAACCCGTAGAAGGTATTAAAACTATTGTAGATGTAGATCCTGCGTATTATTCCCTCGTTGAAGGTCGCCCTTTAAAACAGAGCAAATCTATCAATGAgtacaaaaaatgtataaagagtGTGGCTTTGAACAGGACTCTTCATGGTTTTTTGGTCGACGAAATTCTTAGGATTGACAGAGAAATAGAAAGTGAgcgaaatatttatgaaacagCATTCAAGCATTTCGAAGAATACCAGAATAGTTTCGATAAATTTCTTGCAGACGACAACAATAAAACTATCGCGATAATGCAAAAGTCAGATGCTTTAGATAAGGAATTAGCAAACCAAACTGAGAAACATAAGAAAGCTAACTACGAAATGGCTTCCTTGAAGTCTAAATTGCAGTACATTGATGAAAGTTTAATGATATTACTATCATTccaaaattttctttataaagcCTCCCCTATTTTGTGGCAAGACAGCCATAACATAAAGCTAGATGTAAAACACCCAGAAATTTTCACAATGGAATCAGATATCTTTGTGAACATTGACGAAGATGCTATAGCGAAGAAACTGAAGGACCTTCCTCCTCCGCAACTATACTTCGAAACACCAAAGCAGCTGTTGACGATTTTTGATTTACTGGAAAAgcaaaacttaaattatttattgctcaCTACCGAGTTCAGCTCAGAGAAAAATAGATTTTTGAAGACAGTTGAAGTTTTGAAGGCAATTTTGCGGCAGGAATTggattttataaaagaaaag aTCAAAGAAGTTCAAGACACAATACAAAGGAACGATGAGCGGGAAGCCGAACTGAAAGAAGTGTTCTTCAGGATattacaagtaaaaataaaagaaactgTTTCATCGGATACAGCTTTGCAAATTTTCAATTACGTAGAATTTGCGTATGAACAACTGATATCGCAGAACGAGACAAAATTTGGCTCTTTAGATATGGCCCTAGCCTTGGAACGAGAATATGATAATTTACTGATTGCTGTATCGGCTTATGATCTTGACATGataaaacaaatagaaaaagaaACTTATGAACATGGGCGTATGGAAATAAAACAAGCTAAACAAGCTGAAAAGCTGTTGAAGGACGTTGATAAACTTTCGAGGCGGTTAAAGTCTTCCTATGAGCCGACGAGGCGGAAAGCTAACGAAAT CATTACTTTGCAAATCGTAAACATGCCGTGGAAAAGGATCCGAAGGTCAAAAAACCGATGA
- the LOC124635244 gene encoding uncharacterized protein LOC124635244: MMALPELDTRTVLNVVEENFQKLGLKAYAIRMIYIGEHTLPKEEIIHHFSKTITLVNSTYCEINVYGLLLVYDSYFVHILEGSEDTIHRHLRFLFKREAKWIADMEKLDQEANGEGTEGLTILMSEDTEPKPERKMFRRLKSVMTYHSVRTLQFKNWRAVTARPPSLIGKLDLFGPLQEHLEQLRIFLNKISKICEFAQADEELSFEGLRVIDPKMEALPEVALLDFLLQSPHILPLRETAALHRHVDDYRYYFEDVWPLPTHFTPRFLYKLKIDDSFVEPLPVMPWENVKKEGEDEERDDREEPTDGSSSD; encoded by the exons ATGATGGCCTTACCTGAACTAGACACAAGAACTGTTTTAAATGTGGTAGAGGAGAATTTCCAAAAACTAGGCTTG AAAGCCTATGCTATCCGCATGATATACATCGGCGAGCACACTTTGCCCAAAGAGGAAATAATACACCACTTCTCAAAGACCATCACACTTGTAAACTCCACTTATTGCGAGATAAATGTGTATGGCTTGCTGCTTGTTTACGACAGTTATTTTGTTCATATTCTTGAG GGTTCTGAAGACACTATACACAGACACctaagatttttgtttaaaCGCGAAGCTAAGTGGATTGCTGACATGGAGAAATTAGATCAAGAAGCAAACGGTGAGGGAACGGAAGGGCTCACCATTCTCATGTCTGAGGACACTGAACCTAAACCTGAAAGGAAAATGTTTAGGCGTTTGAAATCAGTGATGACCTATCACTCTGTTCGAacg CTCCAATTCAAGAACTGGCGTGCGGTTACAGCCAGGCCTCCGTCACTGATCGGCAAGTTGGACCTCTTCGGACCATTGCAAGAACACTTGGAGCAACTGCGTATTTTCCTCAATAAAATTAGTAAGATCTGTGAGTTCGCGCAAGCAGACGAAGAA ttgTCATTTGAAGGATTGAGGGTTATTGATCCCAAGATGGAAGCTTTGCCCGAGGTAGCCTTGTTGGACTTCCTGCTACAATCTCCTCATATACTGCCGCTACGGGAGACGGCGGCTTTGCATAGACATGTTGACGactatagatattattttg AGGACGTCTGGCCCTTGCCCACACATTTTACTCCAAGGTTCCTGTATAAGCTGAAGATCGACGACTCCTTCGTGGAGCCACTGCCTGTAATGCCTTGGGAGAATGTTAAGAAGGAGGGTGAGGACGAGGAGCGCGATGATCGTGAGGAACCCACTGACGGATCTTCTAGTGATTAA
- the LOC124635214 gene encoding DEAD-box ATP-dependent RNA helicase 20-like: protein MALNILTKLLRRRCLRKLLSEGSQFSSELTSVNLLKTACIPYSTVNHEHILRQYRIKTLFNYQYYSTKPAHQNEIDYYRNEHNITVIGEDIPSPYMEIEQSGFPDYIKSFLKEQGFSKPTVIQSQGWPIAMSGQNFVGIAQTGTGKTLAYLLPAVVHIKEKKAKKGLGPIVLVLAPTRELARQIEEVAKDFEKSLNIRSVCVYGGASRSVQAEKLRKGVDILIATPGRLNDFIVSKTISLSRSTYVVLDEADRMLDMGFEPQIRQALEGVPLERQILMFSATWPKEVRHLAKDYLGEFVQVNVGSTELSANHNIKQHVHICDAEDKMNLFKSLIHEISGDGFGKMLIFSNTKKFVDTLALTLRRNGWPADGIHGDKTQLQRDKIINKFKSGGTNILVATDVAARGLDVDGVTHVINYDFPNTSEDYIHRIGRTGRQENKGVSHTILTDDDARQAKSLIDVLKEANQQVPQELEDLARSYDITKEKERQSKWNPRQNNYNKYSTNNYNKYNSNNYNKYNTNKKYNRFKNFKSSRYDDY, encoded by the exons atggctttaaatattcTAACGAAACTACTAAGAAGGAGGTGTTTACGTAAATT GTTATCAGAAGGGTCACAATTTTCTAGTGAGCTAACTTCAGTAAACTTACTGAAGACTGCCTGTATACCTTATTCCACTGTAAATCATGAACATATATTACGGCAATATAGGATAAAAACACTATTCAACTATCAGTATTATTCAACTAAACCGGCTCACCAAAATGAAATTGATTATTACCGTAATGAACACAATATCACAGTTATTGGGGAAGACATACCCAGTCCATACATGGAGATAGAACAAAGTGGTTTCCCTGATTACATTAAATCTTTTCTGAAAGAACAGGGCTTCTCAAAACCCACAGTCATACAGTCACAAGGATGGCCTATTGCTATGAGTGGGCAAAACTTTGTTGGGATAGCACAAACTGGTACTGGCAAAACCTTAGCTTATTTGCTACCAGCTGTAGTTCACATCAAAGAGAAAAAGGCAAAGAAAGGATTGGGACCCATTGTTCTAGTTCTTGCACCAACTAGAGAACTTGCTCGACAAATTGAGGAGGTGGCAAAGGATTTTGAAAAATCTCTGAACATCCGCAGTGTCTGTGTATATGGAGGGGCAAGCCGTTCAGTTCAAGCTGAGAAACTAAGGAAAGGAGTGGACATTCTTATAGCTACTCCAGGCAGGCTGAATGACTTCATTGTGAGCAAAACTATATCACTAAGCCGTTCCACATATGTGGTATTAGATGAAGCAGACAGGATGTTAGACATGGGTTTTGAACCCCAAATTCGACAAGCTCTAGAAGGTGTGCCACTAGAAAGGCAAATTTTGATGTTTTCTGCAACATGGCCTAAAGAAGTAAGACACTTAGCTAAGGACTATCTCGGGGAGTTTGTACAAGTTAATGTGGGATCAACTGAACTGTCCGCAAACCATAACATTAAACAGCATGTTCATATTTGTGATGCAGAGGACAAGATGAACTT GTTTAAGTCTCTAATACATGAAATATCAGGTGATGGATTtggtaaaatgttaattttctcTAATACAAAGAAGTTTGTGGATACTTTGGCACTGACCCTGAGAAGGAATGGCTGGCCAGCAGATGGCATTCATGGAGataaaacacaattacaaagagACAAGATTATCAATAAGTTTAAATCTGGAGGCACTAATATTTTAGTTGCTACTGATGTTGCTGCTCGAGGTCTTG atgtgGATGGTGTGACACACGTGATCAACTATGATTTCCCGAATACTTCTGAAGACTACATCCACAGGATTGGGCGCACCGGTCGTCAGGAAAACAAAGGAGTCTCACATACCATTCTCACTGATGACGATGCAAGACAAGCCAAAAGCCTTATTGACGTTCTCAAAGAAGCTAACCAG cAAGTACCACAAGAATTAGAAGACCTGGCTCGTTCCTATGACATtacgaaagaaaaagaaaggcAATCAAAATGGAATCCCAGACAGAACAACTACAATAAATACAGTACAAACAActacaataaatacaattcaAACAACTACAACAAAtacaataccaataaaaaatacaatagatTTAAAAACTTCAAGAGTAGTAGATACGATGATTACTAA